The Tautonia plasticadhaerens nucleotide sequence AAACTGGCCTTGACGGGGACGGGACGCCGCGCCTCGAAATCCCCACAATCTGGCCGATCGCTTCAAGCCCGACGCCCCGACCTCCGATATTCCCGTTGTGCTGGGAGGAGAATCTGGCATCATGCTCCGCCGGCCTCGGGACGGGTCCGGAGCCAGACGGGTGGGATCGACATGGAAACGTTTCGCAAGCTGATCGGGCGGCCGTACCGGCCGCCCCGCCTCGACCGCAGGGCGCTGGCCGCGCTGCTGGTCGTGGCACTGGCCCCGGCGATCGCGGAGGCCGGCCCGCTTCGGGTCCGGGCCCGGGCCATCGCCGAGCGGGTCGCCGCCCAGCGGGCCCTGCTCGGGGCCGACGCCGGGACGACCCTGGCCCGGCAGGCCGCCGCCCAGGACGGGGCCGTCCGGCTCCGCCAGGCCTCGATCCTCGACTCCGAGGCGTTCCGACGCCAGGAGGCCTTCTATGCCCAGGCCCTCCAGGCCGGGATGACCCGGGTGCCGAGGCCCCAGTTCCTCGACCTCCTGCTCGTGCCGGACGCCTCGGGGCTGCTCCCCGAGTCGGCGACGATCGACTACCTGCGGTTCCGGCGCGGGCTCAACCAGGCCCGGTTCGACCGGGTCCACCCGTTCATCGGGCCGATCCTGGAGCGCGACCGGATCGTCCGCACCCAGGTGCCGATCCCGCTGCCCCCCGTCGTGCCGGAAATCCCGACCATCCCGCCGGTGACC carries:
- a CDS encoding PEP-CTERM sorting domain-containing protein, which produces METFRKLIGRPYRPPRLDRRALAALLVVALAPAIAEAGPLRVRARAIAERVAAQRALLGADAGTTLARQAAAQDGAVRLRQASILDSEAFRRQEAFYAQALQAGMTRVPRPQFLDLLLVPDASGLLPESATIDYLRFRRGLNQARFDRVHPFIGPILERDRIVRTQVPIPLPPVVPEIPTIPPVTPQIPEGPILGGGKPSPQVPVPEPSTLAVWVALGLGGAFALQRRRASA